One stretch of Halobacillus litoralis DNA includes these proteins:
- a CDS encoding LytR/AlgR family response regulator transcription factor, whose translation MNEKITVIIVDDERFSREELNFLLKPYESIEVVGEAGSGDEAVMQTLKLQPDVLFLDVEMPKMDGMAVAKAVQELKKVPEIVFATAYPDFAVEAFRQKAIDYLLKPFDEEQLSETVERIEKKMKPIDVKPSNSPTKLAVEVEETIEYLDPSEIMYVHREDRITKIVGKKKVYETKDALKDVEKRLQGFSFFRIHKSYLVNLDYVHRLTPWFNGAYQLELQQTEEKLSVSRNYVKDLRKKLEL comes from the coding sequence ATGAATGAAAAAATCACGGTGATCATCGTTGATGATGAGCGATTCAGCCGAGAAGAATTGAATTTTTTATTAAAACCTTACGAGAGTATAGAAGTTGTAGGGGAAGCAGGCTCAGGGGATGAAGCAGTCATGCAGACGTTGAAGCTTCAGCCGGATGTTCTGTTTCTTGATGTGGAAATGCCGAAGATGGATGGAATGGCGGTAGCAAAAGCGGTACAAGAACTCAAGAAGGTTCCTGAGATCGTGTTTGCGACCGCGTATCCAGACTTTGCGGTCGAAGCATTTCGTCAGAAGGCCATCGATTACCTACTCAAACCTTTTGATGAGGAACAGTTAAGTGAAACCGTGGAAAGAATAGAGAAGAAAATGAAGCCGATAGACGTAAAGCCCTCCAATTCTCCTACCAAGTTGGCAGTTGAAGTGGAGGAGACGATTGAATATCTGGACCCTTCTGAAATTATGTACGTACACAGAGAGGATCGGATTACAAAAATCGTCGGCAAAAAAAAGGTCTATGAAACGAAAGATGCGCTCAAAGATGTGGAGAAGCGGCTGCAAGGCTTCTCTTTTTTCCGCATTCATAAAAGTTATCTTGTGAACCTCGATTACGTGCATCGATTAACTCCGTGGTTTAATGGGGCCTATCAGTTGGAACTGCAGCAAACAGAGGAAAAGCTTTCTGTCAGTCGTAACTATGTGAAGGACTTACGAAAGAAGCTCGAGTTGTAA
- a CDS encoding sensor histidine kinase: MGVQSVASEEGTGYGLYNVNKRLEYMHGESAKLQIKSEQGQGTTIVFTVPLHEKETGS, translated from the coding sequence TTGGGAGTACAGTCGGTCGCCTCTGAGGAAGGGACGGGATACGGGTTATATAACGTTAACAAACGTTTAGAATACATGCACGGAGAGAGTGCGAAACTACAAATTAAGAGCGAACAAGGACAGGGGACAACCATTGTATTTACGGTCCCTCTTCATGAAAAGGAGACAGGGTCATGA
- a CDS encoding GNAT family N-acetyltransferase produces MVEIREPEEKDLMHFTRYSIDFLHVTSSEMLTNEELRDRKYWAADHFLAKNPTQKLLVADMNGRMIGYVLGIIESHGEEDVYGYVREVFVDEFYRREGIGTDLCAELIKWMYEKDAKAIQVSLRPHQNGISEFIRKIGFSSVSTLYEYQSEG; encoded by the coding sequence ATGGTGGAAATAAGGGAACCTGAGGAAAAAGACTTGATGCATTTTACAAGGTACAGCATCGACTTTCTTCACGTAACCAGTTCTGAGATGCTGACTAATGAAGAATTGAGGGATCGTAAGTACTGGGCGGCCGATCATTTTTTAGCAAAGAACCCGACACAGAAACTACTAGTTGCTGATATGAATGGAAGAATGATCGGATATGTCCTTGGCATCATCGAGTCCCATGGGGAAGAAGATGTGTATGGATATGTCCGGGAAGTGTTTGTGGATGAATTTTACAGACGAGAAGGTATAGGCACAGACTTGTGTGCTGAACTGATCAAGTGGATGTATGAGAAGGATGCGAAAGCTATCCAGGTAAGTCTCAGGCCACATCAGAATGGGATAAGTGAATTCATCCGCAAAATCGGCTTTTCTTCTGTCAGCACCCTTTATGAATACCAGTCGGAAGGATAA
- a CDS encoding carbon starvation CstA family protein: protein MITFLVSIALLIIGYLTYGKYVEKTFGVNTGRETPAYSHGDGVDYLPMGEKKNALIQLLNIAGVGPIFGPILGALYGPVAFLWIVLGAIFAGAVHDYLTGMISIRNRGAHLPELAGKFLGKVMKHVVNAFAILLLVLVGTVFVTAPADLLHNMTSSWLALPVILLVIFAYYLLATMLPIDKIIGRFYPIFGALLLISAIGVGVSLVVTGAPIPELTFTNMHPDNAPIFPLLFLTISCGALSGFHATQTPIISRTTQQEKQGRRIFYGMMIAEGIIAMIWAAAAMSLFNGSAGLNEILASGGPAAVVSEVSVAMLGAVGGTLAVLGVIVLPITSGDTAFRSARMIIADYIKIPQKKIMSRVWIALPLFVISFALTRIDFTLLWRYFSWANQSTAVIALWVGAMYLFLSRKNYFIAAVPATFMTMATFTYILNAPIGFGLSLNVSYVVAAIGTVAVVTAFIIAARRGLQKDIPLEEDLKQTA from the coding sequence ATGATTACTTTTTTAGTGAGTATTGCACTTTTAATTATCGGTTATCTTACGTACGGTAAATATGTTGAAAAAACGTTCGGCGTCAACACAGGACGTGAAACGCCTGCTTATTCTCATGGTGATGGTGTGGATTACCTGCCGATGGGAGAAAAAAAGAATGCTTTAATCCAACTCCTGAATATCGCGGGGGTAGGTCCTATTTTCGGTCCGATCCTTGGTGCTTTATATGGTCCCGTCGCTTTCCTATGGATTGTACTTGGAGCCATTTTTGCCGGAGCTGTCCACGATTATTTGACAGGAATGATATCCATTAGGAACCGTGGCGCCCACCTGCCTGAGCTTGCAGGGAAGTTTTTAGGGAAAGTCATGAAGCACGTCGTCAACGCGTTTGCTATTCTTTTGCTTGTCCTAGTAGGAACTGTATTCGTTACAGCACCTGCAGATCTTTTGCACAACATGACAAGCAGCTGGCTTGCTCTTCCTGTCATTCTACTTGTGATTTTTGCTTACTATTTGTTAGCGACGATGCTTCCGATTGATAAAATCATCGGACGGTTTTATCCGATTTTTGGTGCCCTTCTACTCATCAGTGCGATTGGAGTCGGGGTCTCACTTGTCGTAACAGGTGCACCAATCCCAGAATTGACCTTTACCAATATGCACCCGGATAACGCACCGATTTTCCCACTGTTGTTCCTAACGATTTCTTGTGGTGCCCTGTCAGGCTTTCACGCAACACAAACCCCTATCATCTCAAGAACGACACAACAGGAAAAACAAGGCCGTCGTATTTTCTACGGGATGATGATTGCAGAAGGAATTATTGCTATGATTTGGGCAGCTGCAGCCATGAGCTTGTTCAATGGTTCTGCAGGATTGAATGAAATCCTTGCAAGCGGTGGACCAGCAGCTGTGGTTAGTGAAGTTTCCGTAGCTATGCTAGGTGCTGTCGGTGGTACACTTGCTGTGCTTGGTGTCATCGTACTGCCAATCACATCCGGAGATACAGCTTTCCGAAGCGCGCGTATGATTATTGCTGACTATATTAAAATTCCACAAAAGAAGATTATGAGTCGTGTATGGATTGCTCTTCCATTGTTCGTCATCTCATTTGCGCTGACCCGCATTGATTTTACGTTGCTATGGAGATACTTCTCCTGGGCAAACCAATCAACAGCCGTCATCGCGCTCTGGGTAGGAGCGATGTACTTGTTCCTGTCGCGTAAAAACTACTTCATCGCTGCCGTTCCAGCGACCTTTATGACGATGGCGACATTCACCTATATTCTGAATGCACCAATCGGATTCGGATTATCACTGAATGTTTCCTACGTCGTTGCAGCCATCGGTACCGTTGCGGTTGTCACAGCCTTCATCATTGCCGCCCGCCGCGGATTACAGAAGGACATTCCATTAGAGGAAGATCTGAAACAAACTGCCTAA
- a CDS encoding GNAT family N-acetyltransferase → MEQEIQEKQGTFFIGEEHDPKAQVLFEENDNTMVITSTFVAPSEREQGLGGELIDYAVNYARKHKLKIDPVCSFAREVIENTPEYQVVLKA, encoded by the coding sequence GTGGAGCAAGAAATCCAAGAGAAACAAGGGACGTTTTTTATAGGAGAGGAACACGATCCTAAAGCACAGGTTTTATTTGAAGAAAATGACAATACTATGGTCATCACAAGCACTTTCGTTGCACCCTCTGAACGTGAACAGGGTTTGGGCGGGGAATTGATTGATTATGCTGTGAACTATGCACGTAAACATAAATTGAAAATTGACCCGGTCTGCTCCTTCGCCCGGGAAGTTATTGAAAATACACCGGAATATCAAGTGGTGTTAAAAGCTTAG
- a CDS encoding LytS/YhcK type 5TM receptor domain-containing protein: MFELFLPMLERLGIIVTVAFIITRFRFFRELIDQKKLDQRQRYMAIAFFGLFGIIGTYTGITYDTSSFDYGRWAYNLVESEALANSRVVGIVAAGLFGGYRIGIGAGVIAGLHRFSLGGFTGAACGISAVVAGIIAGYFHKKEEPLKLKTALFVGALAEMVQMGIILLISDPFPRAWALVQEIGAPMIVANGVGSALFLLIIRNVLHEEEKVGALQAQKALKLAESTVSYLRKGLTMDSAEKACRIIYGEVQVSAISMTDKQRILAHVGQADDHHKAGEPIQTDATRDVIETGERVVVSHEEIQCQQTDCPLGAAVIVPLKKRQEVVGTLKFYVSSQKEISNVLLELIQGLSALLSQQLELADAEKAQELAREAEVKALQAQVNPHFLFNSLNVIVSLTRTEPDRARALLIALSKFFRQNLGATTKTWTSLKEELKHVKSYLLIEETRFVDRLHVHYDVDDSALSVRIAPLTLQPLVENSIKHGIKDQEGGAEITISVRRDGDHVKISVADNGERH; the protein is encoded by the coding sequence ATGTTTGAGTTGTTTCTTCCGATGCTTGAAAGACTCGGGATTATTGTAACGGTCGCTTTTATTATTACTCGTTTCCGTTTTTTTCGGGAGTTGATTGATCAAAAAAAGCTGGACCAACGTCAGCGGTACATGGCGATCGCTTTTTTTGGTTTGTTCGGAATCATTGGTACATATACAGGCATCACTTATGACACAAGCTCCTTTGATTATGGACGCTGGGCTTATAATCTTGTCGAATCGGAAGCATTGGCGAACTCCAGAGTCGTTGGAATCGTGGCGGCCGGTCTTTTCGGAGGGTACCGCATTGGTATAGGGGCTGGGGTCATTGCCGGATTGCATCGTTTTTCCCTTGGAGGGTTCACTGGGGCCGCCTGCGGAATATCTGCTGTGGTAGCAGGAATCATCGCAGGTTACTTCCATAAAAAAGAGGAGCCTTTGAAACTGAAGACGGCTTTATTTGTGGGAGCCCTTGCGGAGATGGTTCAGATGGGCATCATCCTTCTTATCTCTGATCCATTTCCGCGTGCATGGGCTCTTGTCCAGGAGATCGGTGCGCCCATGATTGTAGCCAATGGAGTCGGTTCCGCATTGTTCTTACTAATCATTCGAAATGTTCTTCATGAAGAAGAGAAGGTTGGAGCTTTGCAGGCGCAAAAAGCGCTAAAATTGGCAGAATCAACGGTTTCATATCTGCGAAAAGGGCTGACGATGGATTCTGCAGAAAAGGCGTGCCGAATTATTTATGGGGAAGTCCAGGTGAGTGCGATCTCCATGACAGATAAACAAAGAATACTTGCGCATGTCGGACAGGCTGATGACCATCATAAGGCGGGAGAGCCGATTCAAACCGACGCCACTCGTGATGTCATTGAAACAGGAGAGCGTGTCGTAGTCAGTCATGAAGAGATTCAATGCCAACAGACAGACTGTCCCTTGGGGGCAGCCGTCATCGTTCCATTGAAGAAACGGCAAGAAGTGGTCGGAACCCTGAAGTTTTACGTTTCATCACAAAAAGAAATCTCGAATGTTCTTTTGGAATTGATTCAGGGGTTAAGTGCTCTCCTTAGTCAGCAGCTTGAGCTTGCTGATGCTGAAAAAGCTCAAGAGCTCGCACGGGAAGCAGAAGTGAAGGCCTTGCAGGCACAAGTCAATCCGCATTTTTTATTCAATTCGTTGAATGTCATCGTTTCGTTGACCCGTACGGAACCTGACCGAGCAAGGGCGCTGCTTATAGCGCTTTCCAAGTTCTTCAGGCAAAACCTTGGGGCGACCACCAAAACGTGGACGTCTTTGAAAGAAGAGTTAAAACATGTAAAGTCCTATCTTCTCATCGAAGAGACGCGTTTCGTTGATCGCCTTCATGTCCATTATGATGTGGATGATTCCGCATTATCCGTACGCATCGCTCCTTTAACCTTACAGCCCCTGGTCGAAAACAGCATTAAGCATGGAATCAAAGACCAGGAAGGGGGAGCGGAAATTACGATTAGTGTCCGTAGAGATGGTGATCACGTCAAGATCAGCGTGGCAGATAACGGGGAAAGGCATTGA